GTGGTCTCGCCGTCGGCGCGATGCTCGAGTCCGCCCTCGTCCTCGCCGATCCGCTCCACCATGCCGGAGGCCGCGACCACGCTCGAATCCGGATCCAGGAGCTGGTATTTGATCGACGAGGAACCGGAGTTGATCACCAGCACCATGCCCTCGGCCGTCTCGCTCATCGCGCCTCCTGTATCCCGTGGGCCCGCCGCACTCGCTCGGCAACCACGATCACGACGCGCTTGTTCCGCGCCGCGGCGGTGGGCGCGCGCATCAGCTCTCCTGCGCCTGGATGGCGGTGATCGCCACGGTGTTGACGATGTCGGCCACCAGCGCGCCCCGCGACAGGTCGTTGACCGGCTTGCGCAGGCCCTGCAGCACCGGGCCGATCGCGATCGCGCCCGCGCTGCGCTGCACCGCCTTATAGGTGTTGTTGCCGGTATTGAGATCGGGAAACACGAACACCGTCGCGCGGCCCGCCACCTCGGAATCGGGCAGCTTGGCGTCGGCGACGGTCGGTTCGATCGCGGCGTCGTATTGGATCGGCCCCTCCACCGGCAATTCCGGCGCGCGTTCCCGCGCCAGCTTGGTCGCCACCCGCACTTTGTCCACGTCGGCCCCGCTGCCCGATTCACCGGTCGAATACGACAGCATCGCCACGCGGGGCTCGATGCCGAAGCGCCCGGCGGTCGCCGCCGAGGAGATCGCGATATCGGCCAGCTGTTGCGCCGTCGGATCCGGCACGACCGCGCAGTCGCCGTACGCGAGCACCCGGTCGGCCAAGCACATCAGGAACACGCTGGAGACCGTGGACACCCCTTCCACCGTCTTGATGATCTCCAGCGACGGCCGGATGGTGTGCGCCGTGGTGTGCGCCGCGCCGGAGACCATGCCGTCGGCGATCCCCTTGTACACCATCATGGTGCCGAAATACGAGATGTCAGCGACGGTCTCGCGGGCCCGCTCCAGCGTCATGCCCTTGTGTTTGCGCAGCTCGGCGTACTCGGCGGCGAACTCGTCCAGGTAGCCGGAGGTGCGTGGGTCGAGCACCTGCGCGGCGGAGACATCCACCCCGAGTTCGGCGGCCCTGGCCCGCACCGTCGTCTCGTCGCCCAGGATGACCAGGTCGGCGATCTTGCGCTGTAGCACCCGTCCCGCCGCGCGCAAGATGCGGTCGTCGTCGCCTTCCGGCAGCACGATCCGCTTGCGATCGGCTCGCGCGCGTTCGATGAGCTGATATTCGAACATCTGCGGCGTGACCACCGGGCTGGGCGGAACGTCGATGCGCCGCAACAACTCGACGGCGTCCACGTGTTCTTCCATCAGCGCCAAGGCGGTGTCCACCTTGCGCGGGTTGCCCGCGGACATGCGGCCGCGGGTGCGGTAAGCGGCGCCCGCGGTGTCGTAGGTGCCGAGCTCGGTGGTGAGGATCGGCAGCTTCGGCTTCAAGCCGGTCATCAGCCGCGCCACCGCGGGGTGCGGCAGCAGGCCGCCGTTCATGATGATGCCCGACAGCGACGGAAAGCCCTCCGCCTCGTGCGCATTGACGACGCTGAGCAGCACGTCCGACCGATCGCCCGGCGCGATCACCACGACGCCCTCTTCCAGCCGTTCCAGGATGTGCTCGGCGGTCATGCCGCCGACCATGATCCGCAACGCCTCGCGGTGCAGCAATTCCGGGTCGCCGCTGTACATTTCGCCGCCGATGGCGGCGCACAGCTCGGCCATGGTGGGCGCGATCAGCAGCGGCACCTCGGGCAGCGTCCAGGAGGGGACCTCGAAGCCGCGCAGCGCCGCCGCGACCTCGTCCAGCCGCTGCGGGTCGCACCGATTGGCGACGATGGCGACCAGCTGCGCGTGCTCGTGGGCCAGCTCGGCCGCGCACAGCTCGGCCAGCTGCTCGACCTCCTCCGGGGTGCGTCCCGCGCCGCGGACCACCAGCAGCACCGGTGCGCCCAGGTTGACCGCGATCCTGGCGTTGAAGCGCAGCTCGCTGGGGCTGGCCACGTCGGTGTAGTCGCTGCCGACCACGACCACCGCGTCACACAGCTTGGCGACCTCGTGGAAGCGCAGGACTATCTCGCTGATGGCCGCGTCCGGGTCGGCGTGCACCTGCTCGTAGGTGGTGCCGATGGCCTGCGCGTAGTCGATGTCGGCCGTGCTGTGCTCGAGCAGCAGTTCGAGGATGTAGTCGGGCTCGGTGGTCGAGCGCGTGATCGGCCGGAACACCCCGACCCGCGCGGTCGTCGCGCACAGCATCTGCAATACCCCGAGAGCCACCGTCGACTTGCCGGTGTCGCCCTCGGGAGAGGCGATGTACACGGCGGATAGAGCGTTGTCGGCCATGCCCGAGAGCTTAGTGAACCAGCGGCAACCGGGCCGCTCCGCGCGACGGTCGTCACCCCGGTTCCCCGCGCCGCTATAGTCCGGGCATGGCTGAGCATTTTCCGGATCGGCAGTGGGGTTCGCGCACCAATCTGTTCGCCCGCGCGGCAAGCAGATTCGCCGCGACCAAGCCCGGCTCCCGGCTCGTCCGCGCCCTCACCCCGCTGGACCGCGCGGTACTGGAGCGCACCGGCGCCAAGTACACCGTGCTCGGCCCGATCGGCGCGCCGGTCGTCCTGCTCACCACCATCGGCCGCAAATCCGGCCGACCGCGCACCCAGCCGCTGCTGTACGTGCACGACGGCGACACCCTCTACGTGATCGGCAGCAATTTCGGCCAGGCGCACCACCCCGCCTGGACCGCCAACCTCCTGGCGAACCCCACCGCGACGGTGGCGATCGCGGGCGAACGCATCCAGGTGACCGCCACCCCCATCCAAGACCCCGACAAAGACGCCATCTTCCAACGCTTCGTCGACATCACCGGCGCCTACGCCGCCTACCGCACCCGCACCACCCGCGACCTCCGCATCTTCGCCCTCCGCCGGGCATAGCCGCACGAGTGGCACACCACTGCGGCATCGGCCGAGAAGACCTCGCCGTGGTGTGCCACTCGTGAAGGTCAGGCCAGGGCGCGGAGGCGGGGGGCGAGGTCGCGCTGGAAGAGGTCGAGGAAACGGCGCTGGTCGTGGCCGGGGGCGTGGAACACGAGGTGGTTGAGACCGGCGTCGAGGTAGGGCTTGATCTGCTCGACCGCCTGGTCGGGGTCGCCCGCGACGATCCAGCGCTTGGCGATCTGTTCGATGGGCAGCGCGTCGGCGGCGGCCTCCATCTCGATCGGGTCGGTGATGCTGTGCTTCTGCTCCGCGGTGAGCGAGAGCGGCGCCCAGAACCGGGTGTTCTCCCTGGCCAGCTCCGGATCGGTGTCGTAGGACAGCTTGATCTCGATCATCCGGTCGATGGTGTCGACGCTGCGCCCGGCCTTCGCCGCGCCCTCGGCGACGGCGGGCAGCAACTTCTCGGTGTAGAGGTCCATGCCCTTGCCCGAGGTGCAGATGAAGCCGTCGCCCGCGCGTCCGGCGTACCGCGCGACCAGCGGGCCGCCCGCGGCGATGTAGATCGGGATGCCGCCCTTGGGCACGTCGTAGATGGAGGCGCCGACGGTCTTGTAGTACTCGCCGTCGTAGTCGACGCGGTCGCCGGTCCACAGGGCGCGCATCAGGTCGACCGATTCCCGCAGGCGCGCGAAACGCTCCTTGAATTCCGGCCACTCGCCGGTGTATCCGGTGGCGATCTCGTTGAGCGCCTCACCGGTGCCGACACCGAGCATGACGCGATCCGGGTACAGGCAGCCCATGGTGGCGAACGCCTGCGCGATCACCGCGGGGTTGTAGCGGAATGTCGGGGTGAGCACCGAGGTGCCGAGCTGGATGCGCTGGGTGCGCTCGCCCACCGCGGCCATCCAGGCCAGCGAGAAGGGCGCGTGCCCGCCCTTGTGCCGCCAGGGCTGGAAATGGTCGCTCACGGTGGCGCTGTCCAAGCCGTGTTCTTCGGCCAGCACCGCGATCTCGACGAGTTCACGGGGGCCGAACTGCTCCGCCGATGCCTTGTATCCGAGCTTGAGTCCGCTCATCTGCCACGCTCCTCGCGTTTTGTTTCGCCGCCATCGCGATCCGTCCTCGACAGTAGTCAACCCTGCCGCCTCCGCGCCGACGGCATGGCGCGGATGATCTTCCCAGCGAGAGAACGCCGCGTCGGGGGCGAAATGTTTCTGCGCCGGATGCCGCGACCGGTCGGCGGCGTTTCCGTCGCGCGGCGATAGCGGATAATGGCCCGCGTGACCGCAGACGACGAGCCGATCCTGTCCTACCTGACCGATATGGACGGCGTGCTGGTGCACGAGGACCACCTCATCCCGGGCGCCGACAAGTTCCTCGCCGAACTGCGCGCCAACGAGACGCCGTTCCTGGTGCTGACGAACAACTCGATCCGAACCCCGCGTGACCTGCAGGCACGACTGCGGCACACCGGGCTCGACATCCCGGAAGAAGCGATCTGGACCTCGGCCCTGGCCACCGCCACCTTCCTCAACGAACAGCGTCCGAACGGCACCGCCTACGTGGTGGGCGAATCCGGGCTCACCACCGCGCTGCACGAGATCGGCTACGTGCTGACCGACAGCGATCCGGACTACGTCGTCCTCGGCGAGACCCGCACGTACTCCTTCGAAGCGATCACCACCGCGATCCGGCTGGTGGAGCGCGGCGCCCGTTTCATCGCGACCAACCCGGACCCGACCGGGCCGTCCCGCGAGGGTTCGCTGCCCGCGACCGGGTCGGTGGCCGCGCTGATCACCCGTGCCACCGGACGCGACCCGTACTACGTCGGCAAGCCGAACCCGCTGATGATGCGCTCCGCGCTGCGCCGCATCGGCGCGCATTCCCAGTCGACGGTGATGATCGGCGACCGGATGGACACCGATGTCATCTCGGGCTTGGAAGCGGGCATGCGCACCATCTTGGTCACCTCGGGCATCTCCACCCGCGCGTCGTACGAGGCCTACCCCTACCGCCCCACCATGGTGGTGGACTCCGTCGCCGACCTGATCGGGAAGACCAGGTCCCCGTTCACCGAATGAGCGGATCGTCCGGCTGACACGGCTATCGACGAGAGAAACGCATGCCGCCAACCACTGCTTGCGACGAGATCCGCCAGTTCGCCGCCTGGTTACCTACTACACCCCTCGGAAGTCGCCCAACGCAGCCGGACAGACGCCAATCCGCGGCAACCCTTGTCGAGCGGACGGCGAGCCGGGCTCGAACGGCCTTCCGTGCCCCCGCCTGCTGCGCCACACGAACGGGCGATGTGCGCTGCCGCTGCACGCGATTCGCCGTTGCCGCGGCTAGTCGCCGTCCGTGGTGATCGCATCGATCGCGGCGGACAGCGCGGTGAGCGCCTCGACCGCGCGCGCGAGGTGCTCCCGGCCGAGCTCGTCCACGAGCCGTTCGGCCAGCACCTTGTGTTCTGGATTGATGCGGCGTACCGCGGCCAGGCCCCCGTCGGTGATCGCGACGAGTTTCGCGCGCCGGTGGGCGGGATTGGGACGGTATTCGGCGAGTCCCTTGTCCACCAGCAGATCCGCGATGCGCTGGACGCTCTGGCGGGTGATGCCCATCTCGCGGGCGATGCCCGCGACGGGCAGCGGCGCGCGCGTCACCGCACCCAGCACCTGCCACCAAGCGGCGGTCAGGCCCGCCGGGCGCGCCAGTTCCTCGGCCACCGCGAGGAACTGACCGTTCAAACGGAACGAGGTGATCGCCGCCGCGGCGAACAGTTCCTGTTCAGGGGTCATGCGTCCGCCTCCCGCTGCCGGTGATCCGGCCGGATCACCGGCGATTATCGCTTACGCGTGCTGCGCGTCGTACTCCGCGAGCACCGCCCAGCCGGCCGGATCGGCGTGCGCGAACAATCGGTACCAGCCGTCCAGCACGTGCGGCTCGTACACGCCGAGCCTGCCGAGCACCTCACGCGCGAATTCGAACGGCGCGCTCGCACTGGCGGTGATCACGTCGCCGTCGGTGACGGCAGGGGCCTCGACGTAATGGTCCGCACCCGAATATCCGCTGTAGGCGAGGAATTCCGCGACGTTGCTCGTGTGCTTGCGAGTATCCAGCAGACCCGCCTTGGCCAGCCCGAAGGTCGCGCCGCAGATCGCGGCGACCGGAACGCCCGCGCCGACGAATTCGCGCGCCTTGCGCGTGAACGGATCCAGTTCCGGCCCCTCCCAGGTCTCCGCGCCCGGCAGGATCAGCATCGCGCTGTCCGCGGGCGTGAGGTCGGCGAGCGCGACGTCCGGCACGATGCGCAGGCCACCCATCGTGGTGATCGGCTCCGCGGTCGGGCCGACCGTCCGCACCCGCCACGTTCCCGGCTCCCGATGCCAGCTGGGCTTGTTGATGTGCGCGGTGGCCGCGCCCACCTCCCAATCGGCGAGCGTGTCGTAAACGGCCATGTGCACTGTCTTCATTGCCATGACAGTATGCTGTCATATTTGACAGTATACTGTCAATAATTTGGCGGTCGGGCCGACTCGCCGAA
Above is a genomic segment from Nocardia sputorum containing:
- the pta gene encoding phosphate acetyltransferase, which encodes MADNALSAVYIASPEGDTGKSTVALGVLQMLCATTARVGVFRPITRSTTEPDYILELLLEHSTADIDYAQAIGTTYEQVHADPDAAISEIVLRFHEVAKLCDAVVVVGSDYTDVASPSELRFNARIAVNLGAPVLLVVRGAGRTPEEVEQLAELCAAELAHEHAQLVAIVANRCDPQRLDEVAAALRGFEVPSWTLPEVPLLIAPTMAELCAAIGGEMYSGDPELLHREALRIMVGGMTAEHILERLEEGVVVIAPGDRSDVLLSVVNAHEAEGFPSLSGIIMNGGLLPHPAVARLMTGLKPKLPILTTELGTYDTAGAAYRTRGRMSAGNPRKVDTALALMEEHVDAVELLRRIDVPPSPVVTPQMFEYQLIERARADRKRIVLPEGDDDRILRAAGRVLQRKIADLVILGDETTVRARAAELGVDVSAAQVLDPRTSGYLDEFAAEYAELRKHKGMTLERARETVADISYFGTMMVYKGIADGMVSGAAHTTAHTIRPSLEIIKTVEGVSTVSSVFLMCLADRVLAYGDCAVVPDPTAQQLADIAISSAATAGRFGIEPRVAMLSYSTGESGSGADVDKVRVATKLARERAPELPVEGPIQYDAAIEPTVADAKLPDSEVAGRATVFVFPDLNTGNNTYKAVQRSAGAIAIGPVLQGLRKPVNDLSRGALVADIVNTVAITAIQAQES
- a CDS encoding nitroreductase/quinone reductase family protein translates to MAEHFPDRQWGSRTNLFARAASRFAATKPGSRLVRALTPLDRAVLERTGAKYTVLGPIGAPVVLLTTIGRKSGRPRTQPLLYVHDGDTLYVIGSNFGQAHHPAWTANLLANPTATVAIAGERIQVTATPIQDPDKDAIFQRFVDITGAYAAYRTRTTRDLRIFALRRA
- the fgd gene encoding glucose-6-phosphate dehydrogenase (coenzyme-F420); this encodes MSGLKLGYKASAEQFGPRELVEIAVLAEEHGLDSATVSDHFQPWRHKGGHAPFSLAWMAAVGERTQRIQLGTSVLTPTFRYNPAVIAQAFATMGCLYPDRVMLGVGTGEALNEIATGYTGEWPEFKERFARLRESVDLMRALWTGDRVDYDGEYYKTVGASIYDVPKGGIPIYIAAGGPLVARYAGRAGDGFICTSGKGMDLYTEKLLPAVAEGAAKAGRSVDTIDRMIEIKLSYDTDPELARENTRFWAPLSLTAEQKHSITDPIEMEAAADALPIEQIAKRWIVAGDPDQAVEQIKPYLDAGLNHLVFHAPGHDQRRFLDLFQRDLAPRLRALA
- a CDS encoding HAD-IIA family hydrolase, producing MARVTADDEPILSYLTDMDGVLVHEDHLIPGADKFLAELRANETPFLVLTNNSIRTPRDLQARLRHTGLDIPEEAIWTSALATATFLNEQRPNGTAYVVGESGLTTALHEIGYVLTDSDPDYVVLGETRTYSFEAITTAIRLVERGARFIATNPDPTGPSREGSLPATGSVAALITRATGRDPYYVGKPNPLMMRSALRRIGAHSQSTVMIGDRMDTDVISGLEAGMRTILVTSGISTRASYEAYPYRPTMVVDSVADLIGKTRSPFTE
- a CDS encoding MarR family winged helix-turn-helix transcriptional regulator, encoding MTPEQELFAAAAITSFRLNGQFLAVAEELARPAGLTAAWWQVLGAVTRAPLPVAGIAREMGITRQSVQRIADLLVDKGLAEYRPNPAHRRAKLVAITDGGLAAVRRINPEHKVLAERLVDELGREHLARAVEALTALSAAIDAITTDGD
- a CDS encoding type 1 glutamine amidotransferase family protein, translated to MKTVHMAVYDTLADWEVGAATAHINKPSWHREPGTWRVRTVGPTAEPITTMGGLRIVPDVALADLTPADSAMLILPGAETWEGPELDPFTRKAREFVGAGVPVAAICGATFGLAKAGLLDTRKHTSNVAEFLAYSGYSGADHYVEAPAVTDGDVITASASAPFEFAREVLGRLGVYEPHVLDGWYRLFAHADPAGWAVLAEYDAQHA